A genome region from Gadus macrocephalus chromosome 15, ASM3116895v1 includes the following:
- the sprn gene encoding shadow of prion protein encodes MKMMNQLWASCCTCLLLSMLLCEPVLCKGGRGGSRGSSRGTSSRSSNAGKYNGAGTRSRYRSTGRSSPVRVAAAAAAGAAVAVALTADGWYASAYRRTKAGSSEEDLDYYNNNNNTNYFDALMSRSTQNVSSLTQVVSIIIATFSPAYGAIMDSIFY; translated from the coding sequence atgaagatgatgaaccAGCTGTGGGCGTCCTGCTGTacgtgtctcctcctctccatgttGCTCTGTGAGCCCGTGCTGTGCAAAGGAGGTCGCGGTGGCTCCAGGGGCTCCTCGCGAGGCACCTCCTCGCGCAGCTCAAACGCGGGAAAATATAACGGCGCCGGGACGCGCTCTCGTTACAGGTCCACGGGACGCTCGTCTCCGGTGCGCGTCgcggcagcagcggcagccggcgcggcggtggcggtggcgttaACGGCGGACGGCTGGTACGCGTCCGCCTACCGCCGTACCAAGGCGGGCAGCTCGGAGGAAGATTTGGAttattacaacaacaacaacaacaccaattATTTTGACGCTCTGATGTCACGATCAACCCAAAATGTGTCATCGCTCACCCAAGTTGTTTCTATTATCATTGCTACATTCTCTCCAGCATATGGAGCGATTATGGACAGTATATTTTATTAA